Within the Amycolatopsis solani genome, the region GCCAGCTCGCCCAGAACCCGCGGCGGCGGTCGTCGCCGTGCTCGGAGACGATCAGGACGGCGCCACCCCATTCCCCGCCGAGCGCGAAGCCCTGGACGAGGCGGAGCAGCGTCAGCAGCACCGGAGCCGCGACGCCCGCGGAGGCGTAGGTCGGCAGGACGCCCATGAGCGCGGTCGAACCCCCCATCAGCGACAGGCTGACGATGAGCAGTTTCTTGCGCCCGAGCCGGTCGCCGAAGTGCCCGAACACCAGGCCGCCGATCGGGCGGGCGAGGAACCCGACCGCGTAGGTCAGGAACGCGAGCAGCGTGCCGGTGAGCGGGTCCGCCGTCGGGAAGAACAGCTTGTTGAACACCAGTGCCGCGGCCGAGGTGTAGAGGAAGAAGTCGTACCACTCGATGGTGGTGCCGATCAGGCTCGCGCCGACGATCTTGGCGATCGCCGACCGGTGGGGTTGGCTCACTGCGGGCTCCACTTCCTTGTGGGGTTGGCGGGATCTAGGCGGCGGTCCAGCCACCGTCGAGCGGGATGGACGCCCCGGTGATGTGGCCGGCGCGCGGGGAGCACAGCCACACCACCAGGGAAGCGACGTCATCGGGTTCGATGAGCTTCTTGATCGCGGCCCGCCGGAGGAGGACCTCGGCGACGACGTCGTCGCGCGGGATGCCGTGCTCGGCGGCCTGCGCGTCGATCTGGCCGTCGACCAGCGGGGTGCGGACGTACCCGGGGTTCACGCAGTTGCTGGTGACCCCGTGCTCGGCGCCTTCGAGCGCGGCGACCTTGGAGAGCCCTTCGAGCCCGTGCTTGGCGGCGACGTACGCGGCTTTGTAGGCGGACGCGCGCAGCCCGTGCACGCTCGACATGTTGACGATCCGGCCCCAGCCCTTGGCGTACATCGACGGCAGCGCGTGCCGGAT harbors:
- a CDS encoding 3-hydroxybutyrate dehydrogenase: MTSDLDGRTALVTGGAGGIGLACVRALAAAGAKVHVVDVDAEGAEAAASEAGGWAHTADLTDPAAIAALPAEVDILVNNAGIQHVAPLEDFPPEVFTRIQALMVTAPFLLIRHALPSMYAKGWGRIVNMSSVHGLRASAYKAAYVAAKHGLEGLSKVAALEGAEHGVTSNCVNPGYVRTPLVDGQIDAQAAEHGIPRDDVVAEVLLRRAAIKKLIEPDDVASLVVWLCSPRAGHITGASIPLDGGWTAA